Genomic segment of Deltaproteobacteria bacterium:
AACGGAAAGTTATCAAAGGACCCTTATAATCTCATTATTACCGGCGTCGGAGGGCAGGGTAACGTCCTGGCCTCAAGGATTTTAGGTAACATGATGGTGCGACAGGGCTGCCACGTCACCATTGGTGAAACCTTTGGCGCGACCCAGCGCGGCGGCTCCGTTATGAGCAACCTTAGAATCTCGGAAATAAGCGCCTGGAGCCCTCAAATACCTAAAGGCCAAGCAGATATGATCGTGGCCCTGGAGCCGACCGAGGCCATCAGGCTCCTTGGTAAATACGGCCATCCAGAGATCAAGGTCCTGACCAATACCCGGGCCATCCATTCGGTGGGCGTCATTGCCGGTGAATTAAAATACCCGTCACTTAACGAGATAAAGGAACCGCTGCAAGAGCTTACCGGTGAGGTCTGGCTTGTGGACGCCACGGAAGAGGCCATGAAACTGGGCAACCCCATTTTGAGCAATACCATTATGCTTGGCGCCCTGGCCGGAACCGGTGTCATTCCCATGCAAAGAGATCATTTTAAAGAAGTGATGTCCGAAACCATGGGCCAAGACAGATTGGAGATAAATCTTAAAGCCTACGACCTAGGCGCAGAGCTAATAAAGCATTAGAGCGTACTTCATGCCCGACTCACCCTGGCAGGCGCAACATCCCTTTTCGTTACGCCTGTGGGTTAATTTTATTTTCTGTGAACCTGGCAAAAAAACATTGCCATAAGCCGGCCAGGACTTCGGAGTGAGTAACAAAAATACTTCCCGCTTGAAAATGTAAGACCTTTTCAATCGGGAAGTATTTTTGCCATTCGCTTTAGACCGCTGAATTTCGATAACCGGCAGCGCTTATGCAATAAACCCTTAGGCCGACCGGTCAATTGCCAAAAATAAAGAAACAGTATTTATTAGAATAAATTATCTTATATTATTGACTTAAATAAATAAATATAATAAGAGAATAATATGACATTGAGAGATATAAACAACATCCATGGAAATTGAGTCAAATTAGCATCTTGCATTTCTCATCGTTGAAATCGGAATTTCACCAGATGAACTTTTTTAAAGAAACTATTAGTGATTTACACTAAGATAGGGTAAGGATACTGACAGTAAGGTTCATAACGTAATAAAAATATTCAAAGAAAAGTTCAAAACCTCCTAGCAGAAGGAGGCTCTCTGGTCATGAACGAGATTCTAAGTTTCATAGCAGATCTGACTGGTGGGATGTATTATAAGTCCTTCCGGTATTGTTTTGATGGTGTAGAGGTTCCAACTGTAGCCTATGATGATAATCGAATTATCACCATGAGCCAAGATAGGATTGGTGAAACAGACAAAAGCCTTAAAAAAACAAAATCAGTTGCTGACTTGTCTGAAAAAATTATGAGGGATGGTAAACCTCTATTTAGATTTTTTCTGGATGGTTCAAGGAGGACGTATAAGGTAGATGATATTTCTTATGGTGATCGTATATATCCTATAATTGCGGGTCAGATTGGAGCAGGCTGTTGTGAACGCTCTGAACCAGATTCGTTTAAACCATCCGTTCTTGGTATGCAAATCGTATTGGCCTTGCCTGATTGTGCTGATAAAGACGGCGGGAAAGATCTGTTTTTTAATTCACTTACGCAAAAGATAAACAATCTTGATGTTCTGAAAAAGCGAGGAATATCTTTTAAAAAGGTTTTAAACTATACCGACAGAGCATTAAAAGAGGGTGAAAAATATGAGCACAAAGGGATAGCCAAGATTCAAGATGAAATGGTTGAAACTGAAAAAAATTTGGTTGTGCAACTTGTTAGAGAAAGAAAACTCAACTTTCAATCATATCTGCTGAAAGATGGATCTTTAGAATACAAAAAAATAAAAGGTGCTGATTATAAAGACCTTTCAGCCATAAAGAGTAATTACCAATGTGTGGTTGGGGTCTCAAAAACCTTTAATCCTGAGCTTTTTAAAGACAAGCGTAGAAAAAATCTGGCGAAAAGAATTGCTGATTTACCATTATTTCACCGAACACCAGCCTTTAGGTACGCAAACGAAAGAGCTCCAGGAGTCGAATTTAGCATTTGGTATCTGCGAGTCAGGGAAATCAGCAAAACGATTAGCCCTTTTGATGGGATCTTAAAGGTTGAAAAGATACTTATTACTGATGAAGAACAAGAAAGAGGTTTAGATTCAGATGAGATAGATCATATCAGCGCTAACCTTGTCAATGAACGTCATCCAACATGTTATGGATTGGATAGTAGATGGGCAAACCACCTATATCCTGTCTACCTTACTGAGAAATACATAAAAAGTAATTACCTTAGCGAAGTACAATTCCTTAACTTGTTCTAGCTCTTTCAAATTTTAAGGAGAAACATTATGACGAAAGCAATAGGCAAGGCTGCTGCTACTGATAAAATCCCAACCACAATTGATGAATTCTTTTTTTGGACTGATAAAGAAAAAATATTACATCCTTTTGATGTCGTGAAAGCCAAACACATAAAAGATTCATTCACTTTCGGGGTAATTGAAGAAATTTCACATATAACTGATGCACCAAATTATTTAACAAGCTATATTTCAAGCGATTTTGGTGATGTCTCACATAAAGCCAATACTCAAAGAATTGGACTAAATTTTGTTAAGGCTCGGGTTGTAGGAAATACCAAAAACATATATACCCCTGTGCTTGATGGTAGTGAAGTCAGCTTAGGTGATGAAAAAGAGGTGCAAAAGGCATTAGGGCTTGATGATGTAAAGAAACCATTAGCCTGCGGATACATTGAGATGTATGATGC
This window contains:
- a CDS encoding indolepyruvate oxidoreductase subunit beta, which encodes MENGKLSKDPYNLIITGVGGQGNVLASRILGNMMVRQGCHVTIGETFGATQRGGSVMSNLRISEISAWSPQIPKGQADMIVALEPTEAIRLLGKYGHPEIKVLTNTRAIHSVGVIAGELKYPSLNEIKEPLQELTGEVWLVDATEEAMKLGNPILSNTIMLGALAGTGVIPMQRDHFKEVMSETMGQDRLEINLKAYDLGAELIKH